One Pseudorhodoplanes sinuspersici DNA segment encodes these proteins:
- a CDS encoding chromate transporter, whose translation MSNTQTDPVTPTITHLDLTLSELFLGFAKISVSGFGFILPWARRLIVDEKKWMTPEEFNETFSLSQFLPGPNVVNMAVVFGSRMRGAPGAAVAFAGLLGPPALIATFLSFLYSQFGDADILRRILTGIAAAAIGLMIAAIAKMAEPLLRKLSPSVIVLVITFVAIGVFRFPLIQTLLVLAPVSIALAYWWQRR comes from the coding sequence ATGTCGAATACGCAGACCGACCCGGTAACGCCCACCATCACCCATCTCGATCTGACCCTGTCCGAACTCTTTCTCGGCTTCGCGAAGATTTCCGTGTCCGGCTTCGGCTTCATCCTGCCCTGGGCGCGGCGGCTGATCGTCGACGAAAAGAAATGGATGACGCCGGAGGAATTCAACGAGACGTTCTCGCTGTCGCAATTCCTGCCGGGACCGAACGTCGTCAACATGGCGGTGGTGTTCGGCTCGCGCATGCGCGGTGCGCCGGGCGCTGCGGTCGCATTCGCCGGCTTGCTTGGACCGCCGGCGCTGATCGCAACGTTTCTATCCTTTCTCTATTCGCAGTTCGGCGATGCTGACATCCTGCGCCGCATCCTGACCGGCATTGCCGCAGCGGCGATCGGTCTGATGATCGCGGCGATCGCCAAGATGGCGGAGCCGCTGCTGCGCAAACTCTCGCCGTCCGTGATTGTTCTCGTCATCACCTTCGTTGCGATCGGCGTGTTTCGCTTTCCGTTGATACAGACACTTCTGGTGCTCGCACCCGTGAGCATCGCGCTGGCCTATTGGTGGCAGCGCCGATGA
- a CDS encoding SspB family protein: MAIDHIRYDLLAQDALRGLVRRVLTDAAKSGLPGEHHFSITFRTGDEGVRMSQRLREQFPQEMTIILQYQFWDLKVTDTGFEVGLSFSGIPEKLAIPFTAIKSFFDPSVQFGLQFETIEVEQDNADMPSEKPESAEGQSSVTPIPAAAETDKPSDDEPSGDKPSGEVVRLDRFRKK; the protein is encoded by the coding sequence ATGGCCATCGACCATATCCGCTACGATCTCCTGGCCCAGGACGCGCTGCGCGGCCTCGTGCGCCGCGTGCTGACGGACGCCGCCAAGAGCGGCTTGCCCGGCGAACATCATTTCTCGATCACCTTCCGCACCGGCGACGAAGGGGTTCGGATGTCGCAGCGGCTGCGCGAACAATTTCCGCAGGAGATGACGATCATCCTGCAATATCAGTTCTGGGATCTAAAGGTGACCGACACCGGCTTCGAAGTCGGCCTGTCGTTCAGCGGCATTCCCGAAAAGCTGGCCATCCCGTTCACGGCGATCAAAAGCTTCTTTGATCCCTCGGTGCAATTCGGCCTGCAGTTCGAGACCATCGAGGTCGAGCAGGACAATGCCGACATGCCGTCGGAGAAACCGGAAAGCGCCGAAGGCCAATCGTCAGTGACACCCATTCCTGCTGCGGCCGAGACCGACAAGCCTTCGGATGACGAACCCTCGGGCGACAAGCCGTCCGGCGAGGTGGTGCGGCTCGATCGCTTCCGAAAGAAATGA
- a CDS encoding chromate transporter has translation MKSTDPLVTLAAHFAMLSLFAIGGANAGLPEMHRLAVEVEHWMTDQQFADLFAIAQVTPGPNVIISTLIGYQVAGIMGAFVATVAVCGPTCVATFFITRVWDRFRTAPLRIAIQAGLVPVSVGLLAASAWILAQSTDKTVIAFAVTAATALIGFFTRVNPLWIFAAAALLGGIGLM, from the coding sequence ATGAAAAGCACCGATCCTCTTGTCACGCTGGCTGCGCATTTCGCGATGCTGTCGCTGTTTGCAATCGGTGGCGCCAATGCCGGTCTGCCGGAAATGCATCGGCTGGCCGTCGAGGTCGAGCACTGGATGACCGATCAGCAATTTGCCGATCTGTTCGCGATCGCGCAGGTGACGCCAGGGCCGAATGTGATCATCTCCACCCTGATCGGTTATCAGGTCGCGGGAATCATGGGGGCCTTTGTCGCGACAGTTGCAGTCTGCGGGCCGACTTGCGTTGCCACATTCTTCATCACGCGCGTATGGGATCGTTTTCGCACTGCACCATTGCGCATCGCCATTCAGGCTGGACTGGTTCCAGTATCCGTTGGGCTTCTCGCCGCCAGCGCGTGGATATTGGCGCAATCGACGGACAAAACCGTGATCGCGTTCGCAGTCACGGCGGCGACCGCCCTGATCGGATTTTTCACCAGGGTTAATCCGCTCTGGATCTTTGCCGCCGCGGCATTATTGGGGGGAATCGGCCTGATGTAA
- a CDS encoding tripartite tricarboxylate transporter permease codes for MDLINNLAFGISVAASFQNLMLCLIGALVGTLIGVLPGLGPVATIAMLLPITYGLPPVGALIMLAGIYYGAMYGGSTTAILVNIPGESASVVTTLDGHEMAKQGRAGPALAIAAIGSFFAGCVATVVIAAAAAPLTSVALLFGPAEYFSLMVLGLIFAVVLAKGSVLKAVSMILFGLVLSMVGSDLETGAGRMNFNIPELADGLNFVVIAMGVFGFTEVLRNLEVTHSREIVQSKITGLMPTREDLKAAAPAIGRGTVLGSLLGVLPGGGSIISAFASYTLEKKLAKDPRRFGRGAIEGVAGPETANNAASQTSFIPLLTLGIPPNPVMALMVGAMTIHGIVPGPQVMTKQPDLFWGMIASMWFGNLMLVIINLPLVGLWVRLLRVPYRLLYPLILIVCCIGVYSVNNAPADVYLTAAFAVVGYWLVKHDFEPAPMLLGFVLGPLMEENLRRAMLIARGDWSVFLTRPISGALLAISAILLIIALLPMIRKKRDEVFVEEG; via the coding sequence ATGGATCTCATCAATAACCTCGCCTTCGGCATTAGCGTTGCCGCGTCGTTCCAGAACCTGATGCTGTGTCTGATCGGTGCGCTGGTCGGTACGCTGATCGGCGTGCTGCCCGGTCTTGGACCGGTTGCCACTATCGCGATGCTGCTGCCGATCACCTATGGCCTGCCGCCGGTCGGTGCGCTGATCATGCTCGCCGGCATCTATTACGGCGCGATGTATGGCGGTTCGACAACGGCGATCCTCGTCAACATCCCGGGCGAATCTGCGAGTGTGGTCACGACACTCGACGGTCACGAGATGGCGAAGCAGGGCCGTGCCGGTCCGGCACTCGCCATCGCCGCGATCGGCTCGTTCTTTGCCGGCTGCGTGGCGACCGTGGTGATCGCGGCGGCGGCGGCGCCGCTCACGAGCGTTGCGCTTCTTTTTGGCCCGGCGGAATATTTTTCGCTGATGGTGCTCGGCCTGATCTTCGCGGTCGTGCTGGCCAAGGGATCGGTGCTCAAGGCCGTCTCCATGATCCTGTTCGGCCTGGTGCTGTCGATGGTCGGCTCCGACCTCGAAACCGGTGCCGGACGGATGAACTTCAACATTCCCGAGCTAGCCGACGGTCTTAACTTCGTCGTCATCGCCATGGGCGTGTTTGGCTTCACCGAGGTGCTGCGTAATCTTGAAGTGACGCACAGCCGTGAGATCGTCCAATCCAAGATTACCGGCTTGATGCCGACGCGGGAGGATCTCAAGGCCGCGGCCCCGGCGATTGGGCGCGGTACCGTCCTCGGATCGCTGCTCGGCGTTCTGCCTGGCGGTGGATCGATCATCTCGGCCTTCGCGTCCTACACGCTGGAGAAAAAGCTGGCCAAGGATCCGCGACGGTTCGGCCGTGGCGCCATCGAAGGCGTCGCCGGGCCGGAAACCGCCAACAACGCGGCGTCGCAGACCTCCTTCATCCCGCTGCTCACCCTCGGCATTCCGCCGAATCCGGTGATGGCGCTGATGGTCGGCGCGATGACGATCCACGGCATCGTGCCGGGCCCGCAGGTGATGACCAAGCAGCCCGACCTGTTCTGGGGCATGATCGCCTCGATGTGGTTCGGCAACCTGATGCTGGTGATCATCAATCTGCCGCTGGTCGGTCTGTGGGTGCGGTTGCTGCGGGTGCCTTACCGCCTGCTGTATCCGCTGATCCTGATCGTCTGCTGCATCGGCGTCTACTCGGTCAACAACGCACCGGCCGACGTCTATTTGACGGCAGCCTTCGCGGTGGTCGGCTATTGGCTGGTGAAGCATGATTTCGAGCCGGCACCGATGCTGCTCGGCTTCGTGCTCGGCCCGCTGATGGAGGAAAATCTCCGCCGCGCCATGCTGATCGCCCGCGGTGACTGGAGCGTGTTCCTCACCCGTCCGATCTCCGGCGCCTTGCTGGCGATATCGGCGATCCTCTTGATCATCGCGCTGTTGCCGATGATCCGTAAAAAGCGCGACGAGGTGTTCGTCGAAGAAGGCTAA
- a CDS encoding DUF2065 domain-containing protein: MWDFIVAVGLVLALEGLMFAAFPRAAKQAMSSVLETPDQMLRIVGIVCALVGILVIWFVRG; the protein is encoded by the coding sequence ATGTGGGATTTTATTGTCGCGGTCGGTCTTGTACTGGCGCTTGAAGGCCTGATGTTTGCGGCATTCCCGCGTGCCGCAAAGCAGGCGATGTCCAGTGTGCTCGAGACCCCCGATCAGATGTTGCGGATCGTCGGGATCGTTTGTGCGTTGGTCGGAATTCTGGTGATCTGGTTTGTCCGCGGGTGA
- a CDS encoding Do family serine endopeptidase: MTAFFALPFSAYRRPLLAGLAAAAMVALAPPAQARGPENIADVAEQVIDAVVNISTSQRVEGSGRTGPGSSPRQGPQVPPGSPFEDFFKDFFENRRGGQGGPGGRPGQQGQQGENQNRAPRRTSSLGSGFVIDPNGLVVTNNHVIADAEEINVVFNDGSRLKAELIGRDVKSDIALLQVKPEKPLTAVKFGDSDKLRLGEWVIAIGNPFSLGGSVSAGIVSARNRDIQSGPYDNYIQTDAAINRGNSGGPLFNLNGEVIGVNTAIISPSGGSIGIGFAVPSKVVTSVIDQLREFKEVRRGWLGVRIQQVTDDIAESLGLKQARGALIAGVDDKGPAKPAGIEAGDIVVKFDGRDIKEMRDLPRIVADTAVGKDVEVVIVRKGKEETKIVKLGRLEDAEKAKPASIERDAPADDKTVVKKSLGLDLANISPDLRTRYKIKDTVKGVVITAIDQNSAAADKRLSAGDVIVEVAQEAVANTEDFQKRIDKLKKDGRKLALLLVANPEGEVRFVTLGLQ; the protein is encoded by the coding sequence ATGACGGCTTTCTTCGCATTGCCTTTCAGCGCCTATCGCCGGCCCTTGCTGGCTGGATTGGCGGCAGCGGCGATGGTCGCTCTGGCCCCACCCGCCCAGGCGCGCGGTCCGGAAAATATCGCGGACGTGGCCGAGCAGGTGATCGACGCGGTGGTCAATATTTCCACCTCGCAACGGGTCGAGGGCAGCGGCCGCACCGGCCCTGGTTCCTCCCCCCGCCAGGGGCCACAGGTTCCTCCCGGTTCCCCCTTCGAGGATTTCTTCAAGGACTTCTTTGAAAACAGGCGTGGCGGACAGGGCGGCCCCGGCGGCCGTCCAGGCCAGCAGGGCCAACAGGGCGAGAACCAGAATAGGGCTCCGCGCCGGACCTCGTCGCTCGGTTCCGGCTTTGTGATCGATCCGAACGGGCTTGTGGTGACCAACAACCACGTGATCGCCGACGCCGAGGAGATCAACGTCGTGTTCAACGACGGTTCGCGGCTGAAAGCCGAACTGATCGGCCGCGACGTGAAGAGCGATATCGCGCTCCTGCAGGTCAAGCCGGAGAAGCCGCTGACGGCGGTGAAGTTCGGCGATTCCGACAAGCTCCGGCTGGGCGAATGGGTGATCGCGATCGGCAATCCGTTCAGTCTTGGCGGTTCGGTGAGCGCCGGTATCGTATCGGCGCGCAATCGCGACATCCAGTCCGGTCCGTATGACAACTACATCCAGACCGACGCCGCCATCAATCGTGGCAATTCCGGTGGTCCGCTGTTCAATCTCAACGGCGAAGTGATCGGCGTGAACACGGCGATCATCTCGCCGTCCGGCGGTTCGATCGGTATCGGCTTTGCCGTGCCGTCGAAAGTCGTGACGAGCGTCATCGACCAGTTGCGCGAATTCAAGGAAGTGCGCCGCGGCTGGCTCGGCGTGCGCATTCAGCAGGTGACGGACGATATCGCCGAAAGCCTCGGGTTGAAGCAGGCGCGTGGTGCATTGATTGCCGGTGTCGACGACAAGGGGCCGGCAAAACCCGCGGGCATCGAGGCCGGCGACATTGTCGTGAAATTCGATGGCCGCGACATCAAGGAAATGCGTGACCTGCCGCGCATCGTTGCCGACACCGCCGTCGGCAAGGATGTCGAAGTGGTCATCGTCCGCAAGGGCAAGGAAGAGACCAAGATCGTCAAGCTCGGCCGTCTCGAAGATGCGGAAAAGGCAAAGCCGGCTTCGATCGAGCGTGATGCGCCGGCCGACGACAAGACGGTGGTGAAGAAGTCGTTGGGTCTCGACCTCGCCAATATCTCCCCGGACCTGCGCACCCGCTACAAGATCAAGGATACGGTCAAGGGCGTGGTGATCACCGCGATCGACCAGAACTCGGCGGCCGCCGACAAGCGGCTCAGCGCGGGCGATGTGATCGTCGAAGTGGCGCAGGAAGCTGTCGCCAATACCGAGGACTTCCAGAAGCGGATCGACAAGCTGAAGAAGGATGGCCGTAAACTGGCATTGCTGCTGGTGGCCAATCCTGAAGGCGAGGTGCGGTTCGTGACGCTGGGGCTGCAGTAG
- the hflC gene encoding protease modulator HflC codes for MKLGVAGGVLAVLAIIAAIVGYSSIFTLPETGQALVVRLGEPIRTVTNAGLHFKVPFIDNVIIIDKRILDLENPAQEIIASDQKRLVVDAFARYRIVDPLKFYQAVQTVPRANSQLATLLNSALRRVLGEASFQTLVRDERPALMGRIREQLDREAENYGINVVDVRIRRADLPEQNSQAVYQRMQTERQREAAEFRAQGSQRAQEIRSRADRDVTVLVAEANSKSEQIRGEGDATRNRIFAEAFSKDPDFFSFYRSMQAYEAGLGHNDTRMVLKPDSEFFRFFVDPSGRMPGSAQPAQPAPTAPSAAR; via the coding sequence ATGAAATTAGGAGTTGCGGGCGGCGTGCTGGCAGTTCTGGCCATCATTGCAGCGATTGTCGGCTACAGTTCGATCTTTACGCTTCCGGAGACCGGACAGGCTCTGGTCGTGCGGCTGGGTGAGCCCATCCGCACCGTCACCAATGCCGGATTGCACTTCAAGGTGCCGTTCATCGATAATGTCATCATCATCGACAAGCGCATTCTCGACCTGGAAAATCCGGCGCAGGAAATCATCGCGTCCGACCAGAAACGTCTCGTGGTCGACGCCTTCGCGCGTTATCGCATCGTCGATCCGCTGAAATTCTATCAGGCGGTGCAGACGGTCCCTCGCGCGAATTCCCAACTGGCGACGTTGCTCAATTCGGCGCTGCGTCGCGTGCTCGGCGAAGCCTCGTTCCAAACCTTGGTGCGGGACGAACGTCCGGCCTTGATGGGGCGCATCCGCGAACAGCTCGACCGCGAAGCAGAAAACTACGGCATCAACGTTGTCGACGTCCGTATCCGGAGAGCCGACTTGCCAGAGCAGAACAGCCAGGCGGTCTATCAACGGATGCAGACCGAGCGTCAGCGCGAGGCTGCGGAATTCCGCGCGCAAGGCTCACAACGCGCGCAGGAAATCCGCTCGCGTGCCGACCGTGACGTGACGGTGCTGGTCGCCGAAGCCAATTCAAAGTCCGAGCAGATCCGCGGTGAGGGCGACGCAACGCGTAACCGCATCTTCGCCGAAGCCTTCAGCAAGGATCCGGATTTCTTCTCCTTCTATCGCTCGATGCAGGCGTACGAGGCCGGCCTCGGCCACAACGACACCCGCATGGTGCTGAAGCCGGATTCGGAATTCTTCCGCTTCTTCGTCGATCCGTCTGGCCGCATGCCGGGCAGTGCGCAGCCGGCGCAACCCGCGCCGACCGCACCGTCCGCCGCGAGGTAA
- a CDS encoding tripartite tricarboxylate transporter TctB family protein, translating to MAAGVGQPGQPQASGFIRSPQDFWGGVGLVAFAIFSLWAGSDLPGLRGFAFGPGTAPRLFGWLLVGTGALVAINGLISHGPPLEKWGIRAPVLFIASVVFFGATIRPLGMIIATFFTLMIAAAASKEVRWGESVIWSAVLTAGCVALFIYGLNLPLQLWPR from the coding sequence ATGGCCGCAGGCGTAGGACAGCCGGGACAGCCACAAGCCAGTGGGTTCATCCGAAGCCCGCAGGACTTCTGGGGCGGCGTCGGTCTTGTCGCATTTGCAATATTCTCGCTGTGGGCGGGAAGTGATCTGCCAGGATTACGCGGCTTCGCGTTCGGGCCTGGCACCGCGCCGCGATTGTTCGGCTGGCTGCTGGTCGGAACAGGTGCGCTGGTCGCAATCAATGGCCTGATCTCGCATGGACCGCCGCTTGAGAAGTGGGGTATCCGCGCTCCCGTTCTCTTCATCGCATCGGTCGTGTTTTTCGGAGCCACGATCCGTCCGTTGGGGATGATCATCGCAACTTTTTTTACGTTGATGATTGCAGCCGCCGCTTCCAAGGAGGTGCGTTGGGGTGAAAGCGTGATCTGGTCCGCTGTGCTGACGGCGGGCTGTGTGGCGTTGTTCATCTACGGCCTCAATCTTCCGCTTCAGCTCTGGCCGCGGTGA
- a CDS encoding thymidylate synthase has translation MRQYLELMEHVLAHGVEKRDRTGTGTLSVFGYQMRFDLSEGFPLLTTKKLHVKSIIHELLWFLAGDTNIKYLKEQGVRIWDEWADENGDLGPVYGRQWRSWPARDGGTIDQMQNLLRDIERNPDSRRLIVTAWNPADVDKMALPPCHLLFQFYVAKGKLSCQMYQRSADIFLGVPFNIASYALLTMMVAQVTGLKPGEFIHTLGDAHLYLNHVEQAHLQLSRAPHALPTMAINPDVNDLFAFRYEDFTLEGYEPHPHIKAQVAV, from the coding sequence ATGCGGCAATACCTTGAACTGATGGAGCACGTCCTCGCTCACGGTGTGGAAAAGCGCGACCGTACCGGTACCGGCACCCTGTCGGTGTTCGGTTATCAGATGCGGTTCGATCTTTCGGAGGGTTTCCCGCTTCTCACCACCAAGAAGCTGCATGTGAAATCGATCATTCACGAACTGCTGTGGTTTCTCGCGGGCGACACCAACATCAAGTATCTGAAGGAGCAGGGCGTTCGCATCTGGGATGAATGGGCTGACGAGAATGGCGATCTCGGTCCGGTCTATGGCCGGCAATGGCGCTCATGGCCAGCGCGCGATGGCGGCACCATCGATCAAATGCAAAATCTGCTGCGCGACATCGAGCGCAATCCGGATTCACGCCGCCTGATCGTCACCGCCTGGAATCCGGCCGACGTCGACAAGATGGCGCTGCCGCCCTGCCACTTGCTGTTCCAGTTCTATGTGGCGAAGGGCAAGCTGTCCTGTCAGATGTATCAGCGCTCGGCCGACATCTTCCTTGGCGTGCCATTCAACATTGCCTCCTATGCGCTACTCACCATGATGGTGGCGCAGGTGACGGGACTGAAGCCCGGTGAATTCATTCACACCCTTGGCGATGCACATCTCTATCTCAATCATGTCGAGCAGGCGCATCTGCAATTGTCGCGCGCGCCGCACGCGTTGCCGACGATGGCGATCAATCCGGACGTGAATGATCTGTTTGCCTTCCGCTATGAGGATTTCACGCTCGAAGGCTATGAGCCGCATCCGCATATCAAGGCACAGGTCGCGGTGTGA
- a CDS encoding dihydrofolate reductase, with protein sequence MAASNRVPIMLVVAVAENGVIGRDNQLPWRIKSDLKYFRAITMNKPVVMGRKTYVSIGKPLPGRTNIVVSRRDDFTAAGVLVAPGIDQALAAARGDALRRGTHEIAVIGGTEIFRQTLPVADRLVLTQVHANPDGDTYFPAIDPAIWREIDRKPQSQGPDDEYGFTIVNYRRRDDQGSGAS encoded by the coding sequence ATGGCCGCGTCCAACCGCGTTCCGATCATGCTTGTCGTTGCCGTGGCGGAGAATGGCGTCATCGGCCGCGACAACCAACTGCCGTGGCGGATCAAATCCGACCTGAAATATTTCCGCGCCATCACCATGAACAAGCCGGTGGTGATGGGTCGCAAGACCTATGTCTCGATCGGCAAGCCGCTGCCCGGCCGCACAAATATTGTGGTCTCCCGTCGGGACGATTTCACCGCCGCCGGTGTTCTTGTCGCCCCCGGGATCGATCAGGCGCTGGCCGCGGCGCGCGGTGACGCGCTGCGGCGCGGGACGCATGAAATTGCCGTGATCGGCGGCACCGAGATTTTCAGACAGACCCTGCCGGTGGCGGACCGGCTGGTTTTGACGCAGGTCCATGCAAATCCGGACGGCGATACTTATTTCCCGGCCATCGACCCGGCGATCTGGCGTGAAATCGATCGGAAGCCGCAATCGCAAGGGCCGGACGATGAATATGGCTTTACGATTGTTAATTATCGACGCAGGGACGACCAAGGATCGGGCGCGTCATGA
- the hflK gene encoding FtsH protease activity modulator HflK: MPWSNQGGGPWGSGSKGPWGSGPQSPGGSTPPDLEDLLRRSQDKLKTVLPGGGFGGRGIALLVVAALVIWGFSGFYRVQPGELGVVLRFGQYVRDTPPGLNYHLPYPIESVLTPNVEQINRIEVGMRQVEDARRGTTMRDVPEESLMLTGDENIVDVDFAVLWKIKPDEARNYLFNIQYPELTVKAVAESAMREVIGRSNIQPVLTGARQNIETAVHDLMQKTLDEYRAGIQIRQVQMQKVDPPAQVIDAFRDVQAARADLERAQNEAQTYANRVVPEARGRAAQILQNAEAYREQTVAEATGQTSRFKQVFEEYAKAPQVTRQRMYLETMERLFSGTDKIILDSGVGGSGTGVVPYLPLNELNRPRQPQTQTPQTQVQQQQQRR, encoded by the coding sequence ATGCCGTGGAGCAATCAGGGCGGTGGCCCTTGGGGTTCGGGTTCAAAGGGGCCATGGGGATCCGGGCCGCAATCGCCCGGCGGATCGACCCCGCCCGACCTCGAAGACCTGCTGCGCCGCAGCCAGGACAAGCTGAAGACTGTGCTGCCAGGCGGCGGCTTCGGAGGCCGCGGTATTGCGCTGTTGGTGGTCGCGGCTCTGGTGATCTGGGGCTTTTCCGGCTTCTACCGGGTGCAGCCCGGTGAACTCGGCGTGGTGCTGCGCTTTGGCCAGTATGTGCGCGATACGCCACCCGGCCTGAACTATCACCTGCCGTACCCGATCGAGTCCGTGCTCACCCCGAATGTCGAGCAGATCAATCGTATCGAAGTCGGCATGCGGCAGGTCGAGGATGCCCGGCGCGGTACAACGATGCGTGATGTGCCGGAAGAAAGCCTGATGCTGACCGGCGACGAGAATATCGTCGATGTCGATTTTGCGGTGCTGTGGAAGATCAAGCCGGATGAGGCGAGGAACTACCTGTTCAACATCCAGTATCCGGAACTGACGGTGAAGGCGGTGGCCGAAAGCGCGATGCGCGAAGTTATCGGCCGGTCCAACATTCAGCCGGTGCTGACCGGCGCGCGGCAGAATATCGAAACCGCGGTGCATGACCTGATGCAGAAGACGCTGGATGAATACAGAGCCGGCATCCAGATCCGTCAGGTGCAGATGCAGAAGGTCGATCCGCCGGCGCAGGTGATCGATGCGTTCCGCGACGTGCAGGCGGCGAGAGCCGACCTTGAACGCGCGCAGAACGAAGCGCAGACCTATGCCAACCGCGTCGTGCCGGAAGCGCGCGGCCGCGCCGCGCAGATCCTGCAGAATGCCGAAGCCTATCGCGAGCAGACCGTCGCCGAAGCGACCGGCCAGACCTCGCGCTTCAAGCAGGTGTTCGAGGAATATGCCAAGGCACCGCAGGTGACGCGCCAGCGCATGTATCTCGAAACCATGGAGCGGCTGTTCAGCGGCACCGACAAGATCATCCTGGATTCGGGCGTGGGTGGCAGCGGAACGGGCGTCGTGCCTTATCTGCCACTCAATGAATTGAACAGACCGCGGCAGCCGCAAACGCAAACGCCGCAGACACAAGTCCAGCAACAACAGCAGCGCCGGTAA
- a CDS encoding tripartite tricarboxylate transporter substrate binding protein BugD encodes MRLFTRLAGTAAGLLALVALSLGALIVPSQAQNYPARPITLIVPFAAGGPTDIIARIVADNMSKTLGQQIVIENVVGAGGTTASTRAMRATPDGYTIIMGHMGTHAAAVPLYPKLAYHPVKNFEPIGLAAGTPVLIVARKDFPAKDLKEFIAYVKANADKVNMAHAGVGSVSFTSCLLLNALMDVKPTSIPFQGTGPALNALIGGQVDYMCDQIVNLVPQITAGNIKAYAIGTPERSPALPDVPTTKEAGLPKFDVSAWNALFAPKGTPKAVLDKLSDALNKALDDEGVRKRLLDLGSVIPAPDGRGQAALNKLVESEIERWTPVIKASGITQ; translated from the coding sequence ATGCGCCTTTTCACCCGTCTTGCCGGAACTGCCGCCGGCCTGCTTGCGCTCGTTGCGCTAAGCCTTGGCGCCCTGATCGTGCCTTCGCAGGCGCAAAATTATCCGGCGCGTCCGATCACCCTGATCGTGCCGTTCGCGGCCGGCGGTCCGACCGACATCATTGCCCGCATCGTCGCTGACAACATGTCGAAGACGCTCGGCCAGCAGATCGTGATCGAAAACGTGGTCGGCGCCGGCGGGACCACCGCCAGCACCCGGGCGATGCGTGCCACCCCGGATGGCTACACCATCATCATGGGTCACATGGGCACCCATGCCGCCGCCGTGCCGCTCTATCCGAAGCTCGCCTATCACCCGGTCAAGAATTTCGAGCCGATCGGGCTTGCCGCCGGGACGCCGGTTCTGATCGTGGCCCGGAAAGATTTTCCGGCCAAGGATCTCAAGGAATTCATCGCCTATGTGAAAGCCAATGCTGACAAGGTCAACATGGCCCATGCCGGTGTCGGGTCGGTGTCATTCACCAGCTGCCTGCTCTTGAATGCGTTGATGGATGTGAAGCCGACATCGATCCCGTTCCAGGGGACGGGACCTGCGCTGAATGCGCTGATCGGCGGTCAGGTCGATTATATGTGCGATCAGATCGTCAATCTGGTGCCACAGATCACGGCCGGCAACATCAAGGCTTACGCCATCGGTACGCCGGAACGCAGCCCGGCTCTGCCGGACGTGCCGACCACGAAGGAAGCCGGCCTGCCGAAATTCGATGTGTCCGCCTGGAATGCGCTGTTCGCGCCGAAGGGCACGCCGAAAGCGGTGCTCGACAAGCTGTCGGATGCGCTGAACAAGGCGCTGGATGACGAAGGCGTGCGCAAGCGTCTGCTTGATCTCGGCAGCGTTATCCCAGCACCGGACGGCCGCGGCCAGGCCGCGCTGAACAAGCTGGTGGAGAGCGAAATCGAGCGCTGGACCCCGGTGATCAAGGCCTCGGGCATCACGCAATAA